From the Microbacterium thalassium genome, one window contains:
- a CDS encoding serine hydrolase domain-containing protein, whose amino-acid sequence MTGYSAAFAWARRAVDDGRLPTAVLGIATADGVVALDAFGATGSRPARVDDHYRLFSITKPLTGIVAARAIERGLLTPETPLSDALPGFGANRDDIVRLRHLASHTSGISEPPLDPALPLRTLLVAGGRDFAAGTVSRYSTLAFEGIAAMTEHATGQAWDAAIVEWAAEIGAAGFTIDEAADPHEIPDAEAAGLDAERFIAARHPGAGFLGRAADLLALGSALLRTGVGRERTVMTPATLDMMLRPLTGDIPRLDPYPPERGQDWGFAWNLRTRAPGLIDRDCYGHGGWAGTEFWVHPSAGVAWVLLTNKAQRPDVDTDELDNAVVTGL is encoded by the coding sequence ATGACCGGATACAGCGCAGCGTTCGCATGGGCCCGCCGGGCCGTGGACGACGGGCGGCTGCCGACCGCTGTGCTCGGCATCGCGACGGCGGACGGCGTCGTCGCGCTCGACGCGTTCGGAGCCACCGGATCGCGCCCGGCGCGCGTCGACGACCACTACCGACTGTTCTCCATCACCAAGCCCCTGACCGGCATCGTCGCGGCGCGCGCAATCGAGCGCGGCCTGCTCACGCCCGAGACGCCGCTCAGCGACGCGCTGCCCGGCTTCGGGGCGAACCGCGACGACATCGTGCGGCTGCGGCACCTCGCGAGCCACACATCCGGCATCAGCGAACCGCCGCTGGACCCGGCACTCCCGCTTCGCACGCTGCTCGTCGCAGGCGGACGCGACTTCGCCGCGGGGACGGTGTCGCGCTATTCGACGCTGGCCTTCGAGGGGATCGCCGCGATGACCGAGCATGCGACCGGCCAGGCGTGGGATGCGGCCATCGTCGAGTGGGCGGCCGAGATCGGCGCCGCCGGCTTCACGATCGACGAGGCCGCGGACCCGCATGAGATCCCGGATGCCGAGGCCGCGGGTCTCGACGCCGAGCGCTTCATCGCCGCGCGGCACCCCGGCGCCGGGTTCCTCGGCCGGGCCGCGGACCTTCTCGCGCTCGGCTCGGCTCTTCTCCGCACCGGCGTCGGTCGCGAGCGGACGGTGATGACCCCCGCGACCCTCGACATGATGCTGCGGCCGCTGACCGGAGACATCCCGCGCCTGGACCCCTACCCGCCCGAACGGGGACAGGACTGGGGCTTCGCGTGGAACCTGCGCACGCGCGCACCGGGACTGATCGATCGCGACTGCTACGGCCACGGCGGCTGGGCCGGGACCGAGTTCTGGGTGCATCCGTCGGCGGGTGTCGCCTGGGTCCTCCTGACGAACAAGGCGCAGCGTCCCGACGTCGACACCGACGAGCTCGACAACGCGGTGGTGACGGGGCTGTGA
- a CDS encoding MarR family winged helix-turn-helix transcriptional regulator: MDENASGGDGYWYADAEEIRASSVMEALRAYRAAEVAMRRRTRHSMDMGENELLVLRYLMRAHRNDEPVTPANLARYLGITSASTTALLDRLERTGNITRAPNPGDRRSVVIEASDKADADIRRTLSGMHERMMDVVRPMSDGDRAVVIRFLEAMREAVDEIDE, from the coding sequence ATGGATGAGAACGCTTCGGGAGGCGACGGCTACTGGTACGCCGACGCCGAGGAGATCCGCGCATCGAGCGTGATGGAGGCGCTGCGCGCCTATCGCGCGGCTGAGGTGGCCATGCGCCGTCGCACGCGGCACTCGATGGACATGGGTGAGAACGAACTGCTCGTGCTGCGCTACCTGATGCGCGCGCACCGGAACGACGAGCCGGTGACGCCCGCGAACCTGGCCCGCTATCTCGGCATCACGTCGGCGTCGACGACGGCCCTGCTGGATCGGCTGGAGCGGACGGGCAACATTACGCGGGCACCCAACCCCGGGGATCGGCGGAGCGTCGTCATCGAGGCGAGCGACAAGGCGGATGCCGACATCCGCCGCACGCTCAGCGGGATGCACGAGCGCATGATGGACGTCGTCCGCCCGATGAGCGACGGCGATCGTGCCGTCGTGATCCGGTTCCTCGAGGCGATGCGCGAGGCGGTCGACGAGATCGACGAGTGA
- a CDS encoding MarR family winged helix-turn-helix transcriptional regulator yields the protein MEHDQSGEDEASALLTAYDRFRHADLARQARVRSKTGMGDNELRLVRYLLAAQRDGADVRPSAISRYLGISSASTTALLDRLERAGTLQRVNDPTDRRSILITPTATAAATLAATVDEYEQRVTGLAEDLDEVARRIVIDFLDSLTEVAEETAVR from the coding sequence ATGGAACACGACCAGAGTGGCGAGGATGAGGCATCCGCTCTCCTGACCGCCTACGACCGCTTCCGGCATGCAGATCTCGCGAGACAGGCTCGGGTGCGCTCCAAGACGGGGATGGGCGACAACGAACTTCGACTCGTGCGATACCTGCTCGCCGCGCAGCGCGACGGCGCTGACGTCAGGCCGAGCGCCATTTCGCGCTACCTGGGCATCTCGTCGGCCTCGACGACGGCCCTGCTCGACCGTCTGGAACGCGCCGGCACCCTTCAGCGGGTGAACGACCCGACCGACCGCAGAAGCATCCTCATCACGCCCACGGCAACCGCCGCCGCGACGCTCGCCGCCACCGTGGACGAGTACGAGCAGCGGGTGACGGGTCTGGCGGAGGATCTCGACGAGGTCGCGCGACGCATCGTCATCGACTTCCTCGACTCTCTCACCGAGGTCGCCGAGGAGACCGCGGTCCGCTGA
- a CDS encoding rhamnulokinase: protein MSGGAVAAVDLGATSGRVMIGRVDPRGTLALEQVARFPNGPIRLASGLHWDLTGLYAHALRGLAEAFRAEPTIASIGIDSWAVDYALMRGDRMLGEPFHYRDERNERAVETVHAKHPFDDLYARNGLQFLPFNTVYQLVAERDSGCLALADRILLVPDALAFQLTGAPVAERTNASTTGLVRVADGTWDTELMAALGLDAGQFPSLVEPGDVIGELRPTVRDEVGASRGIEVVAVGSHDTASAVVAVPMADPSTSAYISCGTWGLVGLELPAPVTTDAAREANFTNEGGVDGRVRFLHNVMGLWLLSESVRQWERETGQSLDLPTLLADASEVPADSVAVFDANDPRFLAPGNLPGRVAQWYREHGLPVPGNRAAFTRAIVESLAEAFAEAVRTAASLAERSLEAIHIVGGGSLNQLLCQRTADRSGLPVLAGPVEATALGNVLVQARAQGWFGEDASLESMRDLVARTHAPRRYEPRG from the coding sequence ATGAGCGGCGGAGCGGTCGCGGCCGTCGACCTCGGCGCCACGAGCGGCCGCGTCATGATCGGGCGCGTCGACCCGCGCGGCACGCTCGCGCTCGAGCAGGTCGCGCGCTTCCCCAACGGCCCGATCCGGCTGGCGTCGGGGCTCCACTGGGACCTGACGGGCCTGTACGCCCACGCTCTGCGCGGACTCGCCGAGGCCTTCCGGGCCGAGCCGACGATCGCGTCGATCGGCATCGACTCGTGGGCGGTCGACTACGCGCTGATGCGCGGCGACCGGATGCTGGGCGAGCCCTTCCACTACCGCGACGAGCGCAACGAGCGGGCGGTCGAGACGGTGCACGCGAAGCATCCGTTCGACGACCTCTACGCCCGCAACGGCCTGCAGTTCCTGCCGTTCAACACCGTGTACCAGCTCGTGGCCGAGCGCGACAGCGGGTGCCTCGCGCTCGCCGACCGCATCCTGCTGGTGCCCGACGCGCTCGCGTTCCAGCTGACCGGCGCGCCCGTCGCCGAGCGCACCAACGCGTCGACGACGGGGCTGGTGCGCGTGGCCGACGGCACGTGGGACACCGAGCTCATGGCCGCGCTCGGGCTCGACGCGGGGCAGTTCCCGAGCCTCGTCGAGCCGGGCGACGTCATCGGCGAGCTGCGCCCGACCGTGCGCGACGAAGTCGGAGCGTCGCGCGGCATCGAGGTCGTCGCCGTCGGCTCGCACGACACCGCGTCGGCGGTCGTCGCGGTGCCGATGGCAGACCCGTCGACATCCGCCTACATCTCGTGCGGGACGTGGGGCCTGGTCGGCCTCGAGCTTCCGGCGCCGGTGACGACGGATGCCGCCCGCGAGGCGAACTTCACCAACGAGGGCGGCGTCGACGGGCGCGTGCGGTTCCTGCACAACGTGATGGGCCTGTGGCTGCTGAGCGAATCGGTGCGGCAGTGGGAGCGCGAGACGGGCCAGAGCCTCGATCTGCCGACGCTCCTGGCGGACGCATCCGAGGTCCCGGCGGACTCCGTCGCGGTCTTCGACGCGAACGACCCGCGCTTCCTGGCGCCGGGGAACCTCCCGGGCCGCGTCGCGCAGTGGTATCGCGAGCACGGACTGCCCGTCCCCGGCAACCGCGCAGCGTTCACGCGCGCGATCGTCGAGAGCCTCGCGGAGGCGTTCGCGGAGGCCGTGCGCACCGCCGCCTCGCTGGCGGAGCGGTCGCTCGAGGCGATCCACATCGTCGGCGGCGGGTCGCTCAACCAGCTGCTGTGCCAGCGCACCGCCGACCGCTCCGGCCTGCCGGTGCTCGCCGGCCCCGTCGAGGCCACCGCCCTCGGCAACGTGCTGGTTCAGGCCCGAGCGCAGGGCTGGTTCGGCGAGGACGCGTCACTCGAGTCCATGCGCGACCTGGTCGCACGCACCCACGCTCCCCGGCGCTACGAGCCCCGGGGCTGA
- a CDS encoding bifunctional aldolase/short-chain dehydrogenase: MTNPAAADLIARSNRLGADPKNTNYAGGNTSAKGTETDPVTGEPVELLWVKGSGGDLGTLQEKGLAVLRLDRMRSLVNVYPGLDREDEMVAAFDYCLHGKGGAAPSIDTAMHGLVDAAHVDHLHPDSGIAIATAADGEELTAKIFGDKVVWVPWRRPGFQLGLDIAAIKEKNPQAIGCILGGHGITAWGDTSEESERNSLWIIDTAAAYIAENGKAEPFGAVRAGFEALPEAERHAKAAALAATIRGLASTDKPMVGHYTDSDVVLDFLASSNAPALAELGTSCPDHFLRTKVKPMLLDLPADASVEDSIARLKELHEAYRADYQAYYDAHATDESPAIRGADPLIVLVPGVGMFSYGANKQTARVAGEFYVNAINVMRGAESLSTYTPISDAEKFRIEYWALEEAKLQRMPKPKTHQGRIAFVTGAASGIGKAIATRLAAEGACVVVADLDLEKAQAAAAELGGADVAIGVAANVADADGVQAAIDATLLAFGGIDLVVNNAGLSLSKPLLETTEKDWDLQHDVMAKGSFLVSKAAAKALIEQGLGGDVVYISSKNSVFAGPNNIAYSATKADQAHQVRLLAVELGEHGVRVNGINPDGVVRGSGIFAAGWGANRAATYGVKEEDLGQFYANRTILKREVVPENVADAVYVLTGPELSRTTGLHIPVDSGVAQAFLR, from the coding sequence ATGACGAATCCCGCCGCTGCAGACCTCATCGCACGCAGCAACCGCCTGGGCGCCGACCCGAAGAACACCAACTACGCCGGCGGCAACACCTCCGCCAAGGGCACCGAGACCGACCCCGTGACGGGCGAGCCCGTCGAGCTACTGTGGGTCAAGGGCTCCGGCGGCGACCTCGGCACACTCCAGGAGAAGGGCCTCGCGGTCCTGCGCCTGGACCGCATGCGCTCGCTCGTGAACGTCTACCCGGGTCTGGACCGCGAGGACGAGATGGTCGCCGCGTTCGACTACTGCCTGCACGGCAAGGGCGGCGCCGCCCCGTCGATCGACACTGCCATGCACGGTCTCGTCGATGCCGCGCACGTCGACCACCTGCACCCCGACTCGGGCATCGCGATCGCGACCGCCGCGGACGGCGAGGAGCTGACCGCCAAGATCTTCGGCGACAAGGTCGTGTGGGTGCCGTGGCGCCGCCCCGGCTTCCAGCTGGGCCTGGACATCGCCGCCATCAAGGAGAAGAACCCGCAGGCCATCGGCTGCATCCTCGGCGGCCACGGCATCACGGCCTGGGGCGACACGTCCGAGGAGTCCGAGCGCAACTCGCTCTGGATCATCGACACCGCCGCCGCGTACATCGCCGAGAACGGCAAGGCCGAGCCCTTCGGCGCCGTGCGCGCCGGCTTCGAGGCCCTGCCCGAGGCCGAGCGTCACGCCAAGGCTGCGGCGCTCGCCGCCACCATCCGCGGCCTGGCCTCGACCGACAAGCCCATGGTCGGCCACTACACCGACTCGGACGTCGTCCTCGACTTCCTCGCGAGCTCGAACGCCCCGGCCCTCGCCGAGCTCGGCACGAGCTGCCCCGACCACTTCCTGCGGACCAAGGTCAAGCCGATGCTGCTCGACCTCCCCGCCGACGCCTCGGTCGAGGACTCCATCGCGCGCCTGAAGGAGCTGCACGAGGCGTACCGCGCCGACTACCAGGCGTACTACGACGCGCACGCGACCGACGAGTCGCCCGCGATCCGCGGCGCCGATCCGCTCATCGTGCTCGTGCCCGGCGTGGGCATGTTCTCGTACGGCGCGAACAAGCAGACCGCGCGCGTCGCCGGCGAGTTCTACGTCAACGCCATCAACGTCATGCGCGGCGCGGAGTCGCTGTCGACGTACACCCCGATCTCGGATGCCGAGAAGTTCCGCATCGAGTACTGGGCGCTCGAGGAGGCCAAGCTCCAGCGGATGCCGAAGCCCAAGACCCACCAGGGCCGCATCGCGTTCGTGACCGGCGCAGCCTCGGGCATCGGCAAGGCGATCGCGACGCGTCTGGCGGCCGAGGGCGCGTGCGTCGTCGTCGCCGACCTCGACCTCGAGAAGGCGCAGGCCGCAGCCGCCGAGCTCGGAGGCGCCGACGTCGCGATCGGCGTCGCCGCGAACGTCGCGGACGCCGACGGCGTCCAGGCCGCGATCGACGCGACGCTGCTCGCCTTCGGCGGCATCGACCTCGTCGTCAACAACGCCGGCCTGTCGCTGTCGAAGCCGCTGCTGGAGACCACCGAGAAGGACTGGGACCTGCAGCACGACGTCATGGCCAAGGGCTCGTTCCTCGTCTCGAAGGCCGCTGCGAAGGCGCTCATCGAGCAGGGCCTGGGCGGCGACGTCGTCTACATCTCGTCGAAGAACTCCGTCTTCGCCGGCCCCAACAACATCGCGTACTCGGCCACCAAGGCCGACCAGGCCCACCAGGTGCGCCTGCTCGCGGTCGAGCTCGGCGAGCACGGCGTGCGCGTCAACGGCATCAACCCCGACGGCGTCGTGCGCGGCTCGGGCATCTTCGCCGCCGGCTGGGGCGCCAACCGCGCCGCGACCTACGGCGTCAAGGAAGAGGACCTCGGCCAGTTCTACGCCAACCGCACGATCCTCAAGCGCGAAGTCGTCCCCGAGAACGTCGCCGACGCCGTGTACGTGCTGACGGGCCCCGAGCTCAGCCGCACCACCGGTCTGCACATCCCGGTCGACTCGGGCGTCGCCCAGGCGTTCCTGCGATGA
- a CDS encoding protein-L-isoaspartate carboxylmethyltransferase — protein sequence MPYRDRATVDAWLREFHASNPDIVTQISVLDQEFTAGPESGLVVVSLRNASTVTYVQPVMRDGEPVWIVTFEARSDSIDLDAGGVADLAQDLDLLARICGFLQSKTDAAVAAKRRVVES from the coding sequence ATGCCCTACAGAGATCGGGCGACGGTCGATGCGTGGCTCCGTGAGTTCCACGCGTCGAACCCGGACATCGTGACCCAGATTTCGGTCCTGGACCAGGAGTTCACGGCGGGTCCGGAGTCGGGGCTCGTCGTGGTTTCGCTGCGCAACGCGTCGACCGTGACCTATGTCCAGCCGGTGATGCGCGACGGCGAGCCGGTGTGGATCGTGACGTTCGAGGCCCGCTCCGACAGCATCGATCTCGATGCCGGCGGAGTCGCGGATCTCGCGCAGGACCTCGACCTGCTGGCGCGCATCTGCGGCTTCCTGCAGAGCAAGACCGACGCCGCGGTAGCGGCCAAGCGCCGCGTCGTCGAGTCCTGA
- a CDS encoding alpha/beta hydrolase fold domain-containing protein has product MIEPFADADGLVRVYPAHQPDGTGIVWAHGGGFAFGDLDMPESDWVARQLAARGTTVVSVDYRLAPVSGGMFGWDVPARAGAHFPAPSDDMLAAWAWTVENADRLGVDPARLAIGGTSAGGNLAAGAVLRLIAHGAPALPALVVLAYPTLLAVQPQPGPELRAALDASPDADRFTPAVVLAMYENYVGGPVDDAPVGAVPGLASTADLAAFPPTLMINDDVDELRVSGEAFAAALRDAGREVDVVTEPGTTHGHLNRPDEPAASVSIDRIATRLGALSTRLPSTSS; this is encoded by the coding sequence ATGATCGAGCCGTTCGCGGATGCCGACGGGCTGGTGCGCGTGTACCCCGCGCACCAGCCTGACGGCACCGGCATCGTCTGGGCGCACGGGGGCGGCTTCGCCTTCGGCGACCTCGACATGCCCGAGTCCGACTGGGTCGCCCGGCAGCTCGCCGCGCGCGGCACCACGGTCGTCTCGGTCGACTACCGGCTCGCCCCCGTCAGCGGCGGCATGTTCGGGTGGGACGTCCCCGCCCGCGCGGGAGCCCACTTCCCGGCGCCGTCCGACGACATGCTCGCAGCCTGGGCGTGGACGGTCGAGAACGCCGACCGCCTCGGCGTGGACCCCGCTCGCCTCGCGATCGGCGGGACGAGCGCCGGCGGCAACCTCGCCGCTGGCGCCGTGCTGCGGCTGATCGCGCACGGAGCCCCGGCCCTGCCGGCTCTCGTGGTCCTCGCGTACCCGACGCTCCTCGCCGTCCAGCCTCAGCCCGGCCCCGAGCTCCGGGCTGCGCTGGACGCGAGCCCGGATGCCGACCGCTTCACGCCCGCCGTCGTGCTCGCCATGTACGAGAACTACGTCGGCGGGCCCGTCGACGATGCCCCGGTCGGCGCCGTGCCCGGCCTCGCCTCCACGGCCGACCTGGCCGCCTTCCCTCCCACCCTCATGATCAACGACGACGTCGACGAGCTGCGCGTCTCGGGCGAGGCCTTCGCGGCCGCGCTCCGGGATGCCGGCCGCGAGGTCGACGTCGTCACCGAGCCCGGCACGACGCACGGGCATCTCAACCGACCCGACGAGCCCGCGGCATCCGTCTCGATCGACCGCATCGCGACGCGCCTGGGCGCTCTGTCCACCCGCCTTCCCTCCACCTCCTCCTGA